In Tissierellales bacterium, the DNA window CACCACCAGTATACTCAAATAAGAATCCTTTTACGCTAAAAATTTCTTCGTTTTTGAAACTTAAATTAAATTCCGCACCAGCATAAAGCTTTCTACTTCCTGTAAACTCTTTCGATTCTTCCTCAGTCAATTCATTTGCCAAATCTTCGATCATCTGACCATAATTAGAAATTTCTTGCTTCACACCTTTATTAATCTCTTCAAATCCATCAGCCTTACTTCCAACTATAGAAGGAATACTTAAATTTATTTCATAATTAGTTCCTTCTTTCTTTACTTCATCTATCTTTAAGTAAAAATTTTCTTCTATTTCATTACTACTCTCTTCAATTTCTACATTCTCTAAGACCTTATTTTCCGCTACCTCTTTTTTATTTTCTAGCAAATCATGCTTTTTTTGACAACCACTAACCATAATAGCTAGAATTAAACTCATAATCAATACTGCTTTTTTCATTAAAAAACCTCCTAACCTTATGAAGTATAGCATAATTCAAGCGGCTTTTTATGACTTTTTTATGACAAATTACATATGCAATCTTAATTTTAGATTATTGATAATTTCATCTAATTCTTCATAATACAATTGTATAGAACTATTATTACTATCATCATCATTTTCAAATAAAAACACAATCCCATACGAATCTAAGTAATATTTTTGATCTCTTGCAATTCCATAAAAATCAATTTTTTGATTAAAATCATTTGCTGCTCTCGCTTTTATTTTATTATCTAATATCCATTTGTATTGCCTTAAATCATTTTCAAGTATTTCATCCAATGATAGTGGCTCCCCTGAATGTAAATCATAGGTCTTTGACTCTATATACTTTTTGTTCTGTGATTCTTCATTTAAATATGCTCTATAAACAACGCTCATGTAGTTCTCGTCTACATATGATAGTGCTGTACTTTGATAATATTCTTTGCCTACTAATTGATACCTTTGAAGCATTTCATCCATTGTAGATTCTATATCTTCATTGATTCTTATTTCGATATCTTTATTTTTTAAATTTTTTATTTGAATGTAATCACTATTTTCTGCATTTTTGCTTTCAACTACACCTTTTTCATCGTTTCCAAATGCTTTGTAATAATATAAATAGTTTTCAACATCATAATAAAATCGGTTTTGGCTCATCTCAGAAAACTCTAATATTTGATTTGCTATTTCTCCAATCCAATTTTCCATATTTTCATTTTTTAGCACCGTCAACTTCAAAAATTCACTTTCACTTAGTTCACCATCTCTAAATGAAAAATAATCATATTCTGAATTTAAAAACAATGTATACGCAAAATTTTTGTATATATCCATAAATTTTCTTGAATAATACGTATCCTCATAGGTTTTTATATAGTTCTCTAATGTATTTAAAAAACCAATTATACTTTCAAAATTTAAAGTTTTACTTCTCATTTTGTTTTGTATATTCTGCACATGCCCCATAAGGTCAACATATTCATAACAATCATTCTCTATACCCTCTGTATAATCTGCAAGTTCATTATAATCTACTTCCAAGTTAAAAATTCTTCTATCTCCAATTCTATCTATCTTGTAAAAGCCGTCTTCAAGTGTATAAAAATAGTACTTAGCTCTTTTGTTCTCCAGTTTAGAAATTTTTTCTCTATCTAATTTCTCGTTCAAATCTTCAACATAAATTTTCTCATATCCATTTTCAAAAAAAGAGTCTCCAAGCAGCATAATCTTCGATTCTAATATTCTAACTATCTCTGCTAAAGCTTCTTCTCGCTCTGCTAATTCAATTTCACTATTTTTCAGTTTAGATTTACATGCCTTGAACAAAGCTTTTTCAGTAAACAAATCCTTATCTTCAGAAATTATAGCTGTCTCCATTGATTCATTAAAAATTTCTACATCATCTTTTTCATTTCTGTGTGCAAGGTCACTTTGACATGCAGTTCCAAGAAATATAATAATCAACAGTATATATACTAGTTTTTTCATTTTAATTCCCCATCTCATGCAATTCGCATTATTTAATATTAGCGATATAGTTCCTATAAATTATATCATATTGATTCTTGATGGGTTATATTTTTTTATTTTAATAAAAACTATACTTGTCCATATTATATGTTTTTTATATAATAAATATTAAAAGTGTTTAGGTTTTAATTTTATGATTGGAGTGATTTCATGTATAATATTCGTAATTTCCCAAAAATCGAATTACATTGTCACCTAGATGGAAGCGTTCGTCCTTCTACTATTATAGAGCTGGCAAAAAAAGAAAATTTAGAACTTCCTACTGAAAATTTAAAGGACTTCGAAAAATATGTTCAAGTCAGTAGTGAATGTAAATCATTAAAAGATTATCTTGAAAAGTTTGATTGGCCAATAAAAATCATGCAAAAAAAAGAAAATCTTAAAAGAGTAGCTTTCGAATTAATCGAAGATGTATCGAAACAAAATGTAAAATATATCGAAATAAGATTCGCACCAGTATTTCATTTAGAACAAGGACTCAGCTATGATGATGTTATAGAAAGTGTTCTAGCTGGACTTGCTCTTGGTTTAGAAAAATTTGATGTTCATTCAAATTTGATTTTGTCTTGTATGAGACATCTATCTGTAGATAAAAGTATAGAAGTAGTTGAAGCTGGTAAAAAGTATATAGGCAAGGGTGTTGTAGCTGTGGATTTAGCTGGAAATGAAGCTGATTTCCCACCAGAACTCCACAAAAAGGCATTTGATCTTGCCAAATCTTATGGCTATCATATTACAATTCACGCGGGTGAAACCGGCATTAGCAAAAACATAACTACTGCCATTTCAGAGCTTCATGCCGAGCGAATAGGTCATGGTGTAGCTGCTCAAAATGACGAGAATGTACTAGATGCTTTAAAAAAGTCAACCGTTTGTGTTGAAGCTTGTCCTACGAGCAATATTCACACATTGGCCGTAGAAAATTATTCTACTCATCCTATAAAATCATTTATGAATAGTAAAATATGTACTACCGTCAACACCGATAATATGACCGTATCAAATGTAGACTTGAACAAAGAATATCTTCATCTACAAAAGGAGCTTTCATTTTCAGATTCTGAATTAATGGAGTTGTATAAAAATGGAGTTGAACATTCTTTCGCAGATAGTGCGCTAAAAAAACAACTTATGACTTTTTTTTAATAACAAAAACAGCTACTCAAAAATTATATTTTTTTGAGTAGCTATTTTTATAATCTAAATCCAAATTTAATTTCCAATAATTCCTTGCTTAAAATCATCAATTTTCTCGTGTAATTTAGGGCTAAATGGTGCATAGAATAACCAAAAGCTTCCGATAAATGCTGCTATAAATATTGGCACATAGTAAGGGTATATTGGTAATATATCCATAGGTGTTGCTGTAGCTGGCTTTGCTCTCAAATATGAATAATTTCCATCTACTAAATAATTTAAAACCCCCACTATTGCAAAATAAACCAAAGTCCATCTACTGCTCCTGTATATAGATTCTTTGGTAGGCTTATACTCATAAACTAATATCATGAATATAAGCGAAATAATCATTCCACCATGACCAACAAAAAATTGGACAAACATTAGATGTGGAAATCCAAAACCAGATGTATCGGGAGTCATTAAAGCCATTATTCCTCCAGCTATCCCCCAAAAATAAGCTAATTCAAAACACTTATAGCTTTCACACATCAACATTCCAATACACAAGAAAATAGCTATTCTACATGTATATAATGGCAATGTCTCTCCTAACGTAAAATTACCACTTGTCACATACCACAAATATAATAATGATTGCTGTAAAATCAAAACAACTCCCAATACCTTTCTAAAACGATTTCTTCTCTTTTCGTTTTCAAAGGCATCCCTGTTTAAAAAAATGTAAACTAATACTAAAATGATAATTCCTAATGCTAATAAATGGTTTTGTGAAAAAAGTGGAAATGCCGTTTTTTCAATTTTTGATGCCCAAAACATCTCTTTGATATCCATCTCAACGCCTACTTTCTAAATAATCTGCCAGCGTCTTATTCTAGTATATTATTTTTTAAGCAAGATTAAATCAATCTTAAATTTTTCTTAAATTTCACTACTGCTCTCGAACAGAAAAAACACATCCACAATAATCTTGCCTATAAAGTTCCGCTTCATTGCTAAGCTCTACGGATCTCTTAAAACCATTTTTTTTCTTAAAATCACCATATAAAAAATTAGTTTTGTATGTTTTCCCTAATTCCTTGCCTATTTCATTAATCCACTGAGCATTTTTGTGGGGACTTATAGACAGTACTGTGGTAAAATAATCAAATCCCATTTTTTCTGCTAAACTAGCGGTTGCTTCCATTCTTAACTCATAGCATGCATAACATCTTTTACCGCCTTCAGCTTCGTTTTCAAGGCCTTTGATTTTATTAAAAAATTCATCAGCAACATACTCTGATTCTATAACCTCTATCTCTGAATCCTTATGGTATTCTAATAAATAAGATTTCAATTCCTCTAATCTTTTGTAATACTCGTTCTCTGGATAGGTATTTGGATTATAATAATAAATTTTTATATCAAAATTTTCAATCAAACGCTCTAATACCGCTGTGCTACAAGGGGCGCAGCACGAGTGCAATAGTAGTGTTGGTTTCTCTTTGTATTCTTTTTTTATAGCTTTGATCTGCTCTTCCATTTTTCTTTGATAATTTTCTTTCATAAATATTACCCTTTCATTTTTACAAATACAACTTTCAAATAATTGCTTCCCTTCATCATTTCATTACTTACAAAATCACTTGGCAATCTATAAACTTCTAATATCTCATAGTTCCTATTCTGATTTTCAAGCCCTTCTCTTATTTGTTTTTTAAACTTTCCGATACTCATAGCAGAACAATTAGTTGATGCAACTAGTATTCCTCCGTTTTTCGTTAATTTGGCACTTTTTTCTACCAATTCCCTATAATCTTTTTGTACAGAAAAACGGCGTTTCTTTGAATTCGCATAGCTTGGTGGATCTAAAACTACTAAATCATAAGACTCTCCTCTACTCGCTGCTTCATCAAAATAATCAAATACATCGCTAACAACAATTGATTGCCTACTTAAATCAATATTGTTTATTAAAAAATTCTCTTTTGTCTTCTCAAGACTCCTATTAGCTAAATCTACACTCGTAGTCATCGCTCCACTACTTGCCGCAGCCACAGAAAATGCACCCGTATAAGAAAATAAATTCAAACAAGTCATACCCTCATAGCTAATTTCCTTTATTTTTTTTCTAACCTCTTTTTGGTCTAAAAATATTCCAACCATAGCTCCATCATCTAAGTAAGTAGCATAATGAATGTTGTTTTCTAAAATAACTAAAGGACTTGGTGCTTCTACGCCACACGAAAAGCTCTTTTCTTCTATATATTTACCACTTTTATCAAATCTTCTCTTTTCATAAATCCCATTAAAATACATTACCGACTGTATGGCTTTTAGTATTTCATCTCTAAAAAAATAAATCCCCTCATTGTACCAATTAATCACTCCGTATCCATCAAACCAATCTATCGTAATACCGCCGATTCCATCGCCTTCTCCATTAAATATTCTAAATGCTGTAGTTTCCTCAGAACCAAAATAAGGCCCTCGGCGCGTAAGTGCAGCTGAAAATTTTCTAATAAAAAAATTCATATCTATATCTGTTTCTTTATTAGATAATATCCAACCACAACCCTTGTTTTGAGGACCATAATATGCTTTTGCTAAAAATTCGCCATCTTCATCAATTAAATCCAATAAATCTCCTGCATCAAAATCTATTTTAGGTAAACTTTCTGATTCCAATAAAGGATTTCCATTTGAATAGTACTCACTCCATGCACTACTTACTCTAATTATTTTATTCATACAACAACCTCTCTTTAATAAAAATATCATTCTACGGGTTATTATATCATAGCACTTTAAGTTGTTGTACAAAAATAAAACTACAATCCTAATTGATTTGATATCTCTTGCATTGCTTTAAGCGCCAGTTCTGCAAATTCTGGAAAAGGAAGACCAATTTCTTCTATAGCCCTCATTGCATCCCTATTTGCGCCAGCCGCGAAACGTTTTTCTTTCATTCTTTTAGTTATGGATTTGACCTTTACGCTATTTATCTTCTTGTCAGGATAAACCAATGTTATTGCTGTTATAAATCCTGTAATAGGATCTGCTGCATAAATTGCTTTTTCTAGAGTGGTTTCTCTATTAGAATTATTTTCAGGGTTGTGAGCAAGTATTGCTCTATATAATGTTTCATCTCCATAATTGTTTTCTTTCAACAACTCTATAGTTTTGGGACCATGTTTACTCATATCAGTTTCCCAACCACATACATCATTGTCTAAATCATGAAGTAACCCAGACATAGCCCAAAGTTCTTCATCTTGCGGCGCATATTTTTTCGCAAGTGATCTCATTACCGCTTCTACCGCATAAGAATGTGTAATAATATGTTCTGTGGTAACATATTTATTTAATAACGCTTCAGCCTTGTCTCTGTTGTACATTTAAACTCCCCCTAATTAACACTTTATTTTTTTCAGGCAAATCCCTGCACTATCTTCTTCTAATTTTAAAATAAAATCAAATTGATCTATTTCTAAACACAGCTCAAAATCTTCTTTTGGTGACCAGTTTTGACTATTTTCATCAAAAAAACGTGCACCATCACCTTTTTTCAATAATTCTATTTTTTCTGCCATTGAATAATCTTCATCTTCTAACCTAGCAGCTAAATACTCCGCAAAATACTCGTCTTCCATAGTAATAAGCTCACCAGCATAACCCATCGCTACAAGCGATACTGTTTTCGGTTTTTGCTCTTTTATATACCTACATATAGCACCTGCATTCACAAAACTTCCGGTTATTATTTCATCAGCATTTACCGCATTTACTATTCCTTGTGTTCCTGCACTAGTCGTCTGTATTATAACCTTACCTTTAAAATCAATACCTCTCAATCTATGCGGTGAATTTCCATAGTCAAAACCAGGCAATATATCTCCATCCCGTTCTCCAATTGTTATGGCATCAGGATATATTTTCTTAGCTTCCCAAACAGATTCTATTTCTCCTCTAGGTATTATTTTGTCTGCTCCTTGACCTATCAAATAACAAGCTGTAGTAAATGCCCTAAATACATCTATAATAACTACTAATCCTCTTGCATTCTTAGCTCCCTCTATTAAATGAAGTCTTTTGATTTCCATTATTCTGTCACAATCCTTTTTATATAGTCTCTGAATATTAAATTAACAAATTGATGACTCATCTCCTCCATTTTTTCAAAATCATCAAATTTAATAATCTCTATAAGACCTTCCATAAAAGCATGCACTATTACGTGCGCTATATAAGATTCACCTACTTTATATTTATTAACTTCAGTCAAGTGATCAATAGCTGCTTTCATTCTATTTTCCAAAAACAAAGTAATTTGTCTCTTGCTTCCTTCAAACCTGCTTCCATTTGCACCTTCTAAAAGAATTATCAATTCACTGCGATATTCTCTAGCAATATCTATAAATTTGTCAACCTTTTCCGTCAATACACTTGGATCTTCAAAAACGCTTATATTGCTATTTCTATCGGCAGCAGTCTCTATAGTTTCAACTAACGCAATTACCAATTCATATGCTGGTTCAACAATATACTTAAATAGCGCTTCTTTGTTATCAAAATATCTGTATATATTTCCAACCGTTATTTGCGAATCTTTTGCAATTTTGCGCATTGAAGCATGTTCATATCCATTTGCTAAAAATTCTTTTTTTGCATTTTCAACTATATTATCATGTACTAATTTCTTTTTTACTTGCATAATACTCTCCCTATCCCATAAGATTTTGTATCTTAACTTTAGGTATACTACGTATTCAACAAAATGTCAAATCACAAAATAATTCTCAAATAAATACTCTATAGAGATTACTCTATAGAGTGTTTATTTGTTTTATCTATCTGAATACTTTTCTAAAATCATGACAACCTCGTCTATATTTTCTAGAAGTATATCTACAAGTTTAGGTTCAAACATGGCTCCTCTTTGTTCTTCAAAGTATTTTAATGTTTCTTCGATTGACCATGCCTTTTTGTAACATCTATCATGCGTCAATGCATCAAATACATCAGCCACTGTTGTTACCCTAGCAGCTATGTGGATATCATCCCCTTTCTTTCCGTATGGATAACCAGTTCCATCCCATCTTTCATGATGCTCTAGCGCTATTGTAGATGCTATTTGCAATATATCCCTTCTAGAATTTTTTAATATATTGTATCCCAGTAATGCATGAGTTTTCATTATTTCAAATTCTTCATCAGTTAATCGCCCTGGCTTCAAAAGTATGCTGTCTGGTATACCTATTTTCCCTATATCATGCATTGGCACTCCAGTCTTTATAAGTTCAACCATTGTAGAATTTATTCCATATTTTTTAGCCAATAGTGATGCAATCTCTGATACTCTACGAACATGATGAGCTGTGGATTCGCTTTTTTTCTCCACAATCTCTCCTAACGTAAAAATCACTTCTTTCTGAGTATCATGAATATCTTTGTTCAACTGATAATTGTCAAACGCTATCGAAAAATTAGTCATAAATATTTTTAGCAAACTCTTATCTAAATCGCTTATATCCTCATTGCCTTCCATATATATATAATTATCGATATTATTTACTCCCTTATGATGACCTAAATAACAATTCTTTTTAAATCTCACTTCATTTTCGCTCATATTCTCAAATGTACCGACAACATCACTAGGCAAAATCTCTTCCATTTTTTGACCAATGTAATCTTTGTACTTCCCTATCCCTGCAAATATTACATTTCCATCTTCTTTTTTTAGAGCTATAAAGCCTTCATTTTGATGATTTTCTATGGTCCTAGCAAAAAATGCATCTTTTTCAAAATCGAATAGTGATGATAATTGGTACAATATTCCACCAACAAATTTATTAAAAGATCTATATTTAAACAAATCTGTCGATGCTTCTATAACTTGCTCTAATCCCTTTTTATTGCTCTCAATTATCATCAAATCCCTATATGATCTAAGACCCGAGTATAGAGTAGTATACAGTTTTTGGACTGTCAGTTCTGTTTTTGACTTATAATCATTTATATCATACTCTGCTATAATTCTTTCTTCAGGTGCTTTTCCAGGTTGCCCAGTTCTAAGAACTATTCTCACAAAATTATTTTGCAAATCATCTCTGATATATTTTACAACTTCAAGACCAGAATGATCATTTTCCATGACAACATCTAAAAAAACCAATGCTATATCATCATTTTCTTTAAATAATTCTATAGTTTCACTCCCTGAATAAGCATCGATAAATTCCAAACCCATGCCTTCAAACGTAAAATCTTCTAAAATCATTTTCGTTAATTTATGAACCTCTTCGTCATCATCAGCTATAACAACCTTAAACTTGTGACTTGGAGCTACATCTTCAATTTCTTCATCATCAATTAAAAAATCTAAATTCAAACCGCTCTTATCCAATTCCATAAAAGCTCCTCCATTCATAATGAACTTTTCTAATTGATACCCAATATATAAAAAATCATTCGCCTTTTAATTTTTTAATTGGAAAATCTTTGAAAACGCTACTTTATATCCTTATTCCATCTCCCGTTTGCCTTTGAATCCTTGAGCTTATCAAACTCCTCTTTAACATTTTTTATTCTTCCTTTTTCAACTCTTCGCTCAAACCTTCTCTCTTCCCACGATTCAAAAATTTGATCCATATCATATCCTAATGGATAAAGCATATCTTTTTTAAATTTCAATTTTATTCGGCTTATATGTTCTTTGTAGTACTTTTTTGTTCTATCATTAAATAATACAACATTACCGTATTCATCTGGTCCATCATAAAAAATTACTTCCCATGATCTTTTTAAATCATTAACTCTATCTCCTCTATCAAACTTCTCATATGTTTTTTTAGCTTTATTTTTCTTGTTTTTCTTATTTCTATGCTCAAGCTTTATATCCTCTTCAAATTCACTTACCATAACTTTCATGTTTTTACTATACAACTTTGCTTTTTTCAAAACCTTTGGTTCTAATTTTAGCTGCTCTGATATCCAAAAAGCCTGACTTTCTCCACTCTTTCCGATTTCCAATTTGTATTTTGGTTTCAATGTTTCAGGATCAAATGACATTCTTGCATTTTCAAATCCTATACACTTTTCACTAAAATCTTTAATTTCCCCATAATGTGTTGTAACTAATGTAAGCGCACCCTTCTCATAAAGTCTCTCAAGTATTGCTATTCCAAGAGCAGAACCTTCTTTAGGGTCAGTCCCTGTTCCTATCTCATCACTCAAAATTAATACTCCTGGCCTAGCTTTATTTACTATTTCTACTAACCTCTTCATATGCCCTGAAAAAGTACTAAGCGATGTTTGTATATTCTGTGCATCCCCTATATCTACCAATATATCTTCTAACACCGTATATTGACTATTCTTAGAAGATGGTGGCAATAAGCCTGATTGTACCATCAATTGTAAAAGCCCGACTGTTTTTAACACTACAGTTTTACCACCGGTATTAGGGCCTGTAATAACCAGTGTTCTATATTGATTACCTATACTAAGATTTAATGGCACAACACTACCCTCTATAAGCGGATGTTTCCCATCTTCTATCATTATATATTCATTTTCAGTCAATGTAGGTTCTTCTGCCTTTATACTTATAGCATACTTAGCTTTAGCATATATAAAATCAAATGTTGCGAATGCTTCTACATTTAACTCTATAGCTTTTACATTTTCAATTACAAAACCTGTTAAAAATGATAATATTTGATATACAATTTCCTGTTCTTGTCCCTCTACATTCTCTAATTCTAAATTGTATTTCATTATTGATTTTGGTTCTACAAACAAAGTTGAACCGCTAGATGACTTTTCTATAACTTCACCTTCTACCTTATTTTTATAAATCGATTTTACTAAAAGCACCCTATGTCCTTTTTTTATTGTAGAATAATGCTCTTGAAGATATGGCTCCCAGTTTTTATTTGTCAAAAGATTCATCATTTTTTGCTCAATTTTTGAATATAATTGGCTTTTTTGAATTCTTAACTTCTGCAGTTTACTATCTGCTTCATCTCTAACTCCTTTACTACAAATCATATCTTCTATCGCTTCTTCTAAATTACTCATTTCAGCTATAGATAAAGCATATTTAGACAAAATCGGTGAATAAGTTTCTATTTTCGCCATCTTCTGTTTAAACAATCGAGATCCTCTTATAAAATCAGATATTTTAAGCAATTCATCTGGTAATAGAACACTTCCTTTTTCAGCTTTTTCTAATAATGGAGATATATCGTATATGCCATATAAATTAGGTGCTAGTCCATTTTCTATTAAATATTTAGCTTCTGAAACCTCACTCAGCCTTATTTTTATAGCATCTAATTTCTTGTAAAATCTAATATCCTCAACTCTTTTTTTCCCTAATTTACTTTGGGTATATTCCTTGATATTTTCTTTAATTTTTTCAAATTCTAATAATTTCTGTACATTTTCATTCATTTCTAAATCCTCCTTTTTGAGTTGATTTAAAAACTTTCCAATCAAGATAATCAATAAAATAAAAAAAGCACCTACATAGGCACTCCATCATAAAATTCAGCTCTAAATTATATCGAAATATAATAAACCACAAAGCCGTTCTATAAATGTAAAAAAATCGCAACGAGAAAGTTCCTAATCAACCAATAAATGGGCACAAAAAACACACGTCAAAATACATAGTTTCAACTACTGCCCACAAATCATAAACTTTTTTTGATTATAAAACTATTCCTCGCATAAATCTCCTTATTAATTACATTGTTTTTTTCATAGTAACAAAAATTTTTTTATATGTCAATTAAGTTCTACAAATTCCTTTAAATTTGTGGAACTTAATTGATTTCTATTATATACTTATACTATAAGATTTTTTAATTTTTACGAGGGGGGATTGCCTTGAAAATCGGTAAATTTGCAGCAAAGCACGGTATTTCTATAGATACTGTTCGACATTATATGAACCTCGGACTTCTCTTTCCAGAAAAAATGGGCGGTTGGTATGAATTCGGAGACAATTGTAATGAATCCATAGATGCCATTTTGCATTATAAAGAAATGGGCTTTTCTCTTGATGAAATTCACGAACTACTAAATTTCCAACGTTTTAGTCGTTTGACCATAAAAACTGATTTAGAATTTTTCAAAAGTAAATTTCTTTCAAAAACTAAGGATTTAGAAGTTGAAATGGAACATCTAGAACACAAATTACGAGTTATTTCAAATCTTCTTGATAAAATAGACCATCTTGAAGAATCAAAATTTCCAACTCATGCAACTGGTGTACCTTTAGATTTTTTAAATGCCCTTCAATGTCCTATTTGTAAAAAAAACTTTGATCTTACTCAAGCAAATATCGTTCACAATATGATTACTCATGGTGAATTAAAATGTGATTGTGGAAATCATTGGCAAATCGTGCATGGTATACTAGCAGAAAAACACCTATCTGATAAATTTGTAAATCTTTCTTCTGAAGAAGTCATTGAACGAAACATTCATTTGAAAA includes these proteins:
- a CDS encoding epoxyqueuosine reductase QueH, encoding MKENYQRKMEEQIKAIKKEYKEKPTLLLHSCCAPCSTAVLERLIENFDIKIYYYNPNTYPENEYYKRLEELKSYLLEYHKDSEIEVIESEYVADEFFNKIKGLENEAEGGKRCYACYELRMEATASLAEKMGFDYFTTVLSISPHKNAQWINEIGKELGKTYKTNFLYGDFKKKNGFKRSVELSNEAELYRQDYCGCVFSVREQ
- a CDS encoding HD domain-containing protein, translating into MYNRDKAEALLNKYVTTEHIITHSYAVEAVMRSLAKKYAPQDEELWAMSGLLHDLDNDVCGWETDMSKHGPKTIELLKENNYGDETLYRAILAHNPENNSNRETTLEKAIYAADPITGFITAITLVYPDKKINSVKVKSITKRMKEKRFAAGANRDAMRAIEEIGLPFPEFAELALKAMQEISNQLGL
- a CDS encoding TetR/AcrR family transcriptional regulator codes for the protein MQVKKKLVHDNIVENAKKEFLANGYEHASMRKIAKDSQITVGNIYRYFDNKEALFKYIVEPAYELVIALVETIETAADRNSNISVFEDPSVLTEKVDKFIDIAREYRSELIILLEGANGSRFEGSKRQITLFLENRMKAAIDHLTEVNKYKVGESYIAHVIVHAFMEGLIEIIKFDDFEKMEEMSHQFVNLIFRDYIKRIVTE
- a CDS encoding class I SAM-dependent rRNA methyltransferase, whose translation is MNKIIRVSSAWSEYYSNGNPLLESESLPKIDFDAGDLLDLIDEDGEFLAKAYYGPQNKGCGWILSNKETDIDMNFFIRKFSAALTRRGPYFGSEETTAFRIFNGEGDGIGGITIDWFDGYGVINWYNEGIYFFRDEILKAIQSVMYFNGIYEKRRFDKSGKYIEEKSFSCGVEAPSPLVILENNIHYATYLDDGAMVGIFLDQKEVRKKIKEISYEGMTCLNLFSYTGAFSVAAASSGAMTTSVDLANRSLEKTKENFLINNIDLSRQSIVVSDVFDYFDEAASRGESYDLVVLDPPSYANSKKRRFSVQKDYRELVEKSAKLTKNGGILVASTNCSAMSIGKFKKQIREGLENQNRNYEILEVYRLPSDFVSNEMMKGSNYLKVVFVKMKG
- a CDS encoding DUF3298 and DUF4163 domain-containing protein — translated: MKKAVLIMSLILAIMVSGCQKKHDLLENKKEVAENKVLENVEIEESSNEIEENFYLKIDEVKKEGTNYEINLSIPSIVGSKADGFEEINKGVKQEISNYGQMIEDLANELTEEESKEFTGSRKLYAGAEFNLSFKNEEIFSVKGFLFEYTGGAHGGSNFANYTYSLDETKLLKLRDLFADGYEYVALITATIRTEVEKNPENYYEDLSQLEELAQDAEFYISKEGLVICLNTYAIAPYSSGPQEFLIKAETLKGTLNPKFEKIWNEDK
- the add gene encoding adenosine deaminase, with the translated sequence MYNIRNFPKIELHCHLDGSVRPSTIIELAKKENLELPTENLKDFEKYVQVSSECKSLKDYLEKFDWPIKIMQKKENLKRVAFELIEDVSKQNVKYIEIRFAPVFHLEQGLSYDDVIESVLAGLALGLEKFDVHSNLILSCMRHLSVDKSIEVVEAGKKYIGKGVVAVDLAGNEADFPPELHKKAFDLAKSYGYHITIHAGETGISKNITTAISELHAERIGHGVAAQNDENVLDALKKSTVCVEACPTSNIHTLAVENYSTHPIKSFMNSKICTTVNTDNMTVSNVDLNKEYLHLQKELSFSDSELMELYKNGVEHSFADSALKKQLMTFF
- a CDS encoding TIGR02206 family membrane protein, producing the protein MDIKEMFWASKIEKTAFPLFSQNHLLALGIIILVLVYIFLNRDAFENEKRRNRFRKVLGVVLILQQSLLYLWYVTSGNFTLGETLPLYTCRIAIFLCIGMLMCESYKCFELAYFWGIAGGIMALMTPDTSGFGFPHLMFVQFFVGHGGMIISLIFMILVYEYKPTKESIYRSSRWTLVYFAIVGVLNYLVDGNYSYLRAKPATATPMDILPIYPYYVPIFIAAFIGSFWLFYAPFSPKLHEKIDDFKQGIIGN
- a CDS encoding 2-phosphosulfolactate phosphatase, producing the protein MEIKRLHLIEGAKNARGLVVIIDVFRAFTTACYLIGQGADKIIPRGEIESVWEAKKIYPDAITIGERDGDILPGFDYGNSPHRLRGIDFKGKVIIQTTSAGTQGIVNAVNADEIITGSFVNAGAICRYIKEQKPKTVSLVAMGYAGELITMEDEYFAEYLAARLEDEDYSMAEKIELLKKGDGARFFDENSQNWSPKEDFELCLEIDQFDFILKLEEDSAGICLKKIKC
- a CDS encoding DUF3369 domain-containing protein, which gives rise to MELDKSGLNLDFLIDDEEIEDVAPSHKFKVVIADDDEEVHKLTKMILEDFTFEGMGLEFIDAYSGSETIELFKENDDIALVFLDVVMENDHSGLEVVKYIRDDLQNNFVRIVLRTGQPGKAPEERIIAEYDINDYKSKTELTVQKLYTTLYSGLRSYRDLMIIESNKKGLEQVIEASTDLFKYRSFNKFVGGILYQLSSLFDFEKDAFFARTIENHQNEGFIALKKEDGNVIFAGIGKYKDYIGQKMEEILPSDVVGTFENMSENEVRFKKNCYLGHHKGVNNIDNYIYMEGNEDISDLDKSLLKIFMTNFSIAFDNYQLNKDIHDTQKEVIFTLGEIVEKKSESTAHHVRRVSEIASLLAKKYGINSTMVELIKTGVPMHDIGKIGIPDSILLKPGRLTDEEFEIMKTHALLGYNILKNSRRDILQIASTIALEHHERWDGTGYPYGKKGDDIHIAARVTTVADVFDALTHDRCYKKAWSIEETLKYFEEQRGAMFEPKLVDILLENIDEVVMILEKYSDR